One stretch of Desulfovulcanus ferrireducens DNA includes these proteins:
- the topA gene encoding type I DNA topoisomerase, with product MSKDLIIVESPAKVKTIKKFLGQDYLVEASVGHVRDLPTKSLGVDENNNFQPQYEIIPGKKKIVNKLRATASRANQVFLAPDPDREGEAIAWHIAELIKDKNPNYNRIQFNEITARAVKEALKHPRPLNENLFNSQQARRILDRLVGYKISPILWKKVKRGLSAGRVQSVALRLIVDRERERQKFVPEEYWLFKAKLEAENNKEPSAAPGKNFVAELWKINKKKAHIPSAQKAQELEQEVRKSSFVISELTEKERKKEPKPPFITSTLQQEASTRLNFSAKKTMTVAQRLYEGVDLGDMGTTALITYMRTDSVRIAKEAQEAARAWILENLGQKFCPPKPRNFKTKAAAQDAHEAIRPVDPSLTPDMVKAYLPADHFRLYRLIWQRFMASQMAPARFWDTVVTIKAGNTLWRAKGQRQIFPGFLKIYYANGENQADKELPELKEGQGLNLLELSKEQKFTQPPSRFTEASLVRKLEELGIGRPSTYATIISTLTDRDYVTRQEKQFVPTELGNVVCDLLVKHFPKLMDASFTAAMEKDLDTIALGDKNWVDVLQKFAQEFYPTLEKAQKEMAEVKAGKETDIKCSKCGQTMLIRFGRNGTFLACSGYPECKNTANFTRDESGKIQIIPSEPIELKKVGTCPKCGRDLVEKKARTGSRFIACTGYPECNYTKPFSTHVPCPAPGCPGELVERSSRRGKIFYGCDQYPECTYAVWDFPVERECPECGSKILVKKTTKARGEHLACPEKGCRYWEKIE from the coding sequence ATGAGTAAAGATTTAATCATTGTTGAATCGCCGGCAAAGGTAAAGACCATAAAAAAATTTCTGGGTCAGGATTATCTGGTTGAAGCATCAGTAGGTCATGTACGCGACCTACCCACAAAAAGCCTGGGAGTAGATGAAAACAATAATTTCCAACCCCAGTATGAAATTATTCCTGGCAAGAAAAAAATCGTCAATAAGTTGCGTGCAACAGCTTCACGGGCCAACCAGGTATTTCTTGCTCCGGACCCGGACCGGGAAGGTGAAGCCATAGCCTGGCATATAGCTGAGCTTATCAAAGATAAAAATCCCAATTATAACCGCATTCAATTCAACGAAATCACTGCCAGGGCAGTAAAGGAAGCTCTGAAACACCCCCGGCCCTTGAACGAAAACCTGTTTAACTCCCAGCAGGCACGGCGCATTCTGGATCGCCTTGTCGGGTATAAGATTTCCCCTATCTTATGGAAAAAGGTCAAAAGAGGTCTATCCGCTGGTCGAGTTCAGTCTGTGGCGTTACGCCTTATCGTGGACAGAGAAAGGGAACGGCAAAAATTTGTTCCCGAGGAATATTGGCTATTCAAAGCCAAGCTAGAGGCAGAAAATAATAAAGAGCCTTCAGCGGCCCCAGGGAAAAACTTTGTGGCCGAACTCTGGAAGATCAACAAAAAAAAGGCCCACATTCCTTCCGCCCAAAAAGCACAAGAGCTTGAACAGGAAGTCCGTAAGTCGTCGTTTGTAATTTCAGAGCTCACGGAAAAAGAAAGGAAAAAAGAACCAAAGCCCCCTTTCATTACTTCCACACTGCAACAGGAAGCCAGCACCAGACTAAATTTTTCAGCCAAAAAGACCATGACCGTAGCTCAGAGACTGTATGAGGGTGTTGACCTGGGGGATATGGGAACAACAGCTCTGATTACCTATATGCGCACAGATTCTGTACGCATTGCTAAAGAAGCCCAGGAAGCAGCCAGAGCCTGGATCCTGGAGAACCTGGGGCAGAAGTTCTGCCCGCCAAAGCCAAGAAATTTTAAAACCAAGGCTGCAGCACAGGATGCACACGAGGCTATCCGCCCAGTGGATCCCAGCCTCACCCCGGACATGGTCAAAGCCTATCTTCCGGCTGATCACTTTCGTTTATATAGACTCATCTGGCAACGGTTTATGGCCTCGCAAATGGCTCCAGCCCGATTCTGGGATACAGTGGTGACCATTAAAGCCGGGAATACTCTCTGGCGCGCCAAGGGACAGAGACAAATTTTCCCGGGTTTTTTAAAGATTTATTATGCTAATGGCGAAAATCAGGCCGACAAAGAATTACCTGAACTGAAAGAAGGCCAAGGTTTAAATCTCCTGGAACTTTCCAAAGAACAAAAATTTACCCAACCTCCATCCCGCTTTACAGAGGCTTCCCTGGTGCGTAAACTGGAAGAATTGGGCATTGGCCGTCCTTCAACTTATGCCACCATCATTTCGACCCTTACAGACCGAGATTACGTAACCAGGCAGGAAAAGCAGTTTGTTCCCACTGAACTAGGTAATGTAGTGTGCGATCTCCTTGTCAAACATTTCCCCAAACTCATGGATGCAAGCTTTACTGCAGCTATGGAGAAAGACCTGGATACCATTGCCCTGGGAGATAAGAATTGGGTCGATGTTTTACAGAAATTTGCTCAAGAATTTTACCCTACGTTGGAAAAAGCCCAAAAAGAAATGGCTGAAGTTAAGGCTGGCAAAGAAACTGATATAAAATGCAGCAAATGTGGCCAGACCATGCTTATTCGTTTTGGTCGAAACGGAACCTTTCTGGCCTGTTCTGGATATCCGGAGTGTAAAAATACAGCCAATTTTACACGGGATGAATCAGGCAAAATTCAAATTATCCCTTCAGAGCCCATAGAATTAAAGAAAGTAGGAACCTGTCCAAAATGTGGCCGCGACTTGGTGGAAAAAAAAGCGCGTACAGGCAGCCGGTTCATTGCCTGTACAGGTTATCCAGAATGCAATTATACAAAGCCATTTTCCACCCATGTTCCATGTCCTGCCCCCGGCTGTCCGGGGGAATTAGTGGAAAGAAGTTCTCGCCGCGGAAAAATCTTTTACGGATGCGACCAATACCCCGAATGCACTTATGCTGTTTGGGATTTTCCCGTGGAGAGAGAGTGTCCTGAGTGCGGGTCAAAAATTCTGGTCAAAAAAACCACCAAGGCCAGAGGAGAGCATCTTGCCTGTCCTGAAAAAGGATGCCGGTACTGGGAAAAGATTGAATAG
- a CDS encoding MucR family transcriptional regulator, with translation MEEYLKQALEIVKAQASVRNMTEDEITSMVRTLAEGIRNVAEGEQKQEATKPAVDPKKAIREKSIVCLECGKSFKVLTKKHLASHELTPEEYKEKWGYKKNTSLVAKGLARERRKKMQDMRLWEKRKKK, from the coding sequence ATGGAAGAGTATTTAAAACAAGCGCTAGAAATTGTTAAAGCTCAGGCAAGTGTACGTAATATGACCGAAGACGAAATTACTTCTATGGTTAGAACACTTGCCGAAGGTATCCGAAACGTGGCAGAAGGAGAACAAAAACAAGAAGCCACAAAACCCGCTGTTGACCCAAAGAAAGCCATTCGTGAAAAAAGTATTGTCTGTCTGGAATGTGGAAAGTCCTTTAAAGTATTGACCAAAAAACACCTTGCTTCCCACGAACTAACCCCAGAAGAATACAAAGAAAAATGGGGTTATAAAAAGAACACTTCTTTGGTTGCCAAAGGTTTGGCTAGAGAAAGAAGAAAAAAAATGCAAGACATGAGGTTATGGGAAAAGAGAAAAAAGAAATAG
- a CDS encoding transposase produces the protein MYLYDYEKIIKTRAAAQKFLLKFCWKNYQRFCPRCRCRKLYKLSSGKRRCSKCGYTFHDFSRRFINYGQLSPRQWLRFLKLFELEVTTDVMAKQLDVSYNTVRKALTVLRLAILAHSLDGPQIIASLSLLSLLKNKPPARRISPILGILERSDQVFVDFLPDLSLETVIHFKLNFHLQTKNIGHIVYSDRYKEYLSILFYDDGISAQYGLKHNGKSLAIDGNKNFWAFAKPRLKRFKTMNPQRFLLYFKELEFRYNHRNSDAFTTLASYLCALIPNDTLNNS, from the coding sequence ATGTACCTTTATGATTACGAAAAAATAATAAAAACCAGAGCTGCAGCTCAAAAATTTCTACTCAAGTTTTGCTGGAAAAACTATCAACGCTTTTGTCCACGCTGCCGCTGTCGGAAGCTGTATAAACTTTCCAGCGGCAAAAGACGCTGTTCCAAGTGTGGCTATACTTTCCATGACTTCAGCCGCAGATTTATCAATTATGGTCAACTTTCTCCCCGGCAATGGTTGAGATTTTTAAAACTCTTTGAACTGGAGGTAACCACGGATGTTATGGCCAAACAGCTGGATGTTAGCTATAATACTGTTCGTAAGGCCCTGACAGTCCTTCGCCTGGCAATCCTAGCCCATTCCCTGGATGGACCGCAGATTATTGCTTCCCTATCCCTGCTTTCTCTTTTGAAAAACAAACCACCTGCCAGAAGGATCAGTCCGATTTTGGGTATCTTGGAACGGTCAGACCAGGTCTTTGTGGATTTTTTACCAGATTTAAGCCTAGAGACAGTAATTCACTTTAAACTTAATTTTCATCTACAAACTAAAAATATCGGGCACATTGTCTATTCTGACCGGTATAAAGAATACTTAAGCATCTTATTTTACGATGACGGGATCTCTGCCCAATACGGTTTAAAACACAATGGGAAATCTCTCGCCATTGATGGCAACAAAAATTTCTGGGCCTTTGCCAAGCCCAGGCTCAAACGGTTCAAAACAATGAATCCCCAACGCTTTTTACTCTACTTTAAAGAACTAGAATTTCGCTATAACCACCGCAACAGCGATGCCTTTACTACTCTAGCCAGTTATCTGTGTGCCTTGATCCCTAATGACACGTTAAATAACTCATAG